Proteins encoded by one window of Luteimonas yindakuii:
- a CDS encoding DUF3999 domain-containing protein: MIRTLARSVAAFALSVPLAVAASAVPVAADYGWQWPLSLSAGDAGAYRVELTPDIYAAAWSPTLADVIVVNGDGHPVPSTLVDATVEDRPVLREVPWFPLPDGRAQRDIAAISEIDTDGRLRRVELRGAEDAATAWLLDASQLDGVLLALRLSWGDSQPAFDQVFRVEASDDLKQWQPVQPEARVFDLRRDDARLLQGRIAFTAPTQARYLRLLPLRASMPALQLTAVQAEVRLPEAASSWQWRTLAPRAVRVDGRDGFEYRLDGRYPVTRVDLATAGNASSRWTLSVRDRDDAPWRVVATDWVVYRLGADADSRSPPQLLPAPLRDRAWRLEPESPVAAPPDLLLGYRPEALVFVAEGTQPFAVYAGSARAKRAAAPVTQMLEGLRTRHGADWRPAAATPGSGTALAGEAALKPSRDWTTWVLWTVLLAGVAVVAGFAVSLLRRGSAPTG, from the coding sequence ATGATCCGGACCCTCGCGCGGTCGGTCGCCGCGTTCGCGTTGTCGGTTCCGCTTGCCGTCGCCGCAAGTGCAGTGCCGGTGGCCGCCGACTACGGCTGGCAATGGCCGCTGTCGTTGTCGGCGGGCGACGCCGGTGCCTATCGCGTCGAACTGACCCCGGACATCTATGCCGCAGCCTGGTCGCCGACGCTCGCCGACGTGATCGTGGTCAACGGCGATGGTCATCCGGTGCCGTCGACGCTGGTGGATGCGACGGTCGAGGATCGCCCGGTGCTGCGCGAAGTGCCGTGGTTCCCGCTGCCGGATGGGCGGGCCCAGCGCGACATCGCCGCGATCAGCGAGATCGATACCGACGGGCGCCTGCGCCGGGTCGAGCTGCGCGGCGCCGAAGACGCCGCCACCGCGTGGCTGCTCGATGCCAGCCAGCTCGACGGTGTGCTGTTGGCATTGCGGTTGTCATGGGGCGACAGCCAGCCGGCGTTCGACCAGGTGTTCCGCGTCGAGGCATCCGACGACCTGAAGCAGTGGCAGCCGGTGCAGCCGGAAGCGCGGGTGTTCGACCTGCGCCGCGACGACGCGCGGCTGCTGCAGGGACGCATCGCGTTCACCGCGCCGACGCAGGCGCGCTACCTGCGGCTGTTGCCGCTGCGCGCGTCGATGCCGGCGTTGCAACTCACGGCCGTGCAGGCCGAAGTGCGGCTGCCCGAAGCCGCGTCGTCATGGCAGTGGCGCACGTTGGCTCCACGCGCGGTGCGCGTCGATGGCCGCGACGGCTTCGAGTACCGGCTCGATGGCCGTTATCCCGTCACCCGCGTGGACCTCGCCACCGCAGGCAACGCAAGCAGCCGCTGGACGCTGTCGGTGCGCGATCGCGACGACGCGCCGTGGCGGGTGGTGGCGACCGACTGGGTCGTCTATCGGCTTGGCGCGGACGCGGACTCGCGTTCGCCACCGCAGCTGTTGCCCGCGCCGCTGCGTGATCGCGCCTGGCGGCTGGAACCCGAAAGCCCGGTCGCCGCGCCGCCCGACCTGTTGCTTGGCTACCGCCCGGAGGCGCTGGTGTTCGTCGCCGAGGGCACGCAACCGTTTGCCGTGTATGCCGGCAGCGCACGGGCGAAACGCGCCGCCGCGCCGGTGACGCAGATGCTCGAGGGGTTGCGCACCCGCCACGGGGCCGACTGGCGTCCGGCCGCGGCCACACCCGGTTCCGGCACGGCACTGGCCGGCGAAGCCGCGCTGAAGCCTTCGCGTGACTGGACCACCTGGGTGCTATGGACGGTGCTGCTGGCCGGGGTGGCGGTCGTCGCCGGCTTCGCCGTCAGCCTGCTGCGACGCGGGTCCGCGCCGACCGGCTGA
- the cysK gene encoding cysteine synthase A codes for MIHQSILDTIGRTPVVRLHRIGPAHVELYAKVESFNPGGSVKDRLAIAIILDAEARGLLKPGDTVVEATSGNTGVALAMVCAARGYKFVAIMVETFSIERRKLMRAYGARVILTPAAERGSGMVRRAEELAQKHGWFLARQFQNPANPGYHRNTTAAEILRDFAGRRLDHFVTGWGTGGTLTGVGEVLRLARPEVEVVACEPAGAAMLQGKEWASHKIQGWTPDFVPEVLNRDAAHRVLSVTDADAIDTARRLATDEGIFAGISAGATMAAALDVAREAEDGAVVLAMVPDTGERYFSTPLFEGVNEGSDDDWLAGLP; via the coding sequence ATGATCCATCAATCGATCCTCGACACGATCGGACGCACACCCGTCGTCCGCCTGCACCGCATCGGTCCGGCACACGTCGAACTCTACGCCAAGGTGGAGAGCTTCAACCCCGGCGGTTCGGTCAAGGACCGGCTCGCGATCGCCATCATCCTCGACGCCGAAGCGCGCGGCCTGCTCAAGCCCGGCGACACCGTCGTCGAGGCCACATCGGGCAACACCGGCGTGGCGCTGGCAATGGTGTGCGCCGCGCGTGGTTACAAGTTCGTCGCCATCATGGTGGAGACGTTCTCCATCGAACGCCGCAAGCTGATGCGCGCCTACGGTGCACGGGTGATCCTGACGCCCGCCGCCGAGCGCGGCAGCGGCATGGTGCGCAGGGCGGAGGAACTGGCGCAGAAGCACGGCTGGTTCCTTGCCCGCCAGTTCCAGAATCCCGCCAACCCGGGCTACCACCGCAACACCACCGCGGCCGAGATCCTCCGCGACTTCGCCGGCCGCCGGCTGGACCACTTCGTCACCGGCTGGGGCACCGGCGGCACGCTCACCGGCGTCGGCGAGGTGCTGCGCCTGGCGCGACCTGAGGTGGAAGTGGTCGCCTGCGAGCCGGCCGGCGCGGCAATGCTGCAGGGCAAGGAATGGGCCTCGCACAAGATCCAGGGCTGGACACCGGATTTCGTGCCGGAAGTGCTCAACCGCGATGCCGCGCACCGGGTGCTGTCGGTGACCGATGCCGACGCCATCGACACCGCGCGCCGCCTCGCCACCGACGAAGGCATCTTCGCCGGCATCTCGGCCGGCGCAACGATGGCGGCGGCGCTCGACGTCGCGCGCGAGGCCGAGGACGGCGCGGTGGTGCTGGCGATGGTGCCCGACACCGGCGAACGCTATTTCTCGACCCCGCTGTTCGAGGGCGTCAACGAGGGATCGGACGACGACTGGCTGGCCGGGCTGCCGTAG
- the gap gene encoding type I glyceraldehyde-3-phosphate dehydrogenase, which yields MAIKVGINGFGRIGRNVLRSAVENFDGDIEIVAINDLLEPDYLAYMLQYDSVHGRFKGELSVEGNTLIVNGRKIRLTQERDPANLKWDEVGADVVIESTGLFLDKASAQKHLDAGAKKVILSAPSKDDTPMFVYGVNHETYAGEAIVSNASCTTNCLAPLAKVVHDKWGIKRGLMTTVHAATATQKTVDGPSSKDWRGGRGILENIIPSSTGAAKAVGVVIPELNKKLTGMSFRVPTSDVSVVDLTVELENPASYDEIKAEMKAQSQGALKGILGYTEDKVVATDFVGETCTSVFDADAGIALDPTFVKLVAWYDNEWGYSNKCLEMVRVVAAK from the coding sequence ATGGCGATCAAGGTTGGTATCAACGGCTTCGGCCGCATCGGCCGCAACGTGCTGCGTTCGGCGGTCGAGAATTTCGACGGTGACATCGAGATCGTCGCCATCAACGACCTGCTGGAGCCGGATTACCTGGCCTACATGCTGCAGTACGACTCGGTGCACGGCCGCTTCAAGGGCGAGCTCTCGGTCGAGGGCAACACGCTCATCGTCAACGGCAGGAAGATCCGCCTGACCCAGGAGCGCGACCCGGCCAACCTGAAGTGGGACGAGGTGGGCGCCGATGTGGTGATCGAGTCCACCGGCCTGTTCCTCGACAAGGCCAGCGCGCAGAAGCACCTCGATGCCGGCGCGAAGAAGGTGATCCTGTCGGCGCCGTCGAAGGACGACACGCCGATGTTCGTCTATGGCGTCAACCACGAGACCTACGCCGGCGAGGCGATCGTCTCCAACGCCTCGTGCACCACCAACTGCCTGGCGCCGCTGGCGAAGGTCGTGCATGACAAGTGGGGCATCAAGCGCGGCCTGATGACCACCGTGCACGCCGCCACCGCGACGCAGAAGACCGTCGACGGCCCGAGCAGCAAGGACTGGCGCGGCGGCCGCGGCATCCTCGAGAACATCATTCCGTCCAGCACCGGCGCGGCGAAGGCGGTGGGCGTGGTGATCCCGGAGCTCAACAAGAAGCTCACCGGCATGTCGTTCCGCGTGCCGACCAGCGACGTCTCGGTGGTGGACCTCACCGTCGAGCTCGAGAACCCGGCCAGCTACGACGAGATCAAGGCCGAGATGAAGGCGCAGAGCCAGGGCGCGCTCAAGGGCATCCTCGGCTACACCGAGGACAAGGTGGTGGCCACCGATTTCGTCGGCGAGACCTGCACTTCGGTGTTCGATGCCGATGCCGGCATCGCCCTCGACCCGACCTTCGTCAAGCTGGTGGCGTGGTACGACAACGAGTGGGGCTATTCCAACAAGTGCCTGGAGATGGTGCGCGTGGTCGCGGCGAAGTAA
- a CDS encoding phosphoglycerate kinase, with amino-acid sequence MSILRMTDLDLTGKRVLVRQDLNVPIEDGRITSDQRIVASLPTLKHALDQGAAVMVMSHLGRPTEGSWSEADSLAPVAAHLGTLLKREVRLVRDWVDGVDVQPGELVMLENCRMNVGEKADDEALARKYAALCDVFVMDAFGTAHRAQASTHGAIRFAPVAAGGPLLMAELDALGRALGDPARPLLAIVGGSKVSTKLELLTNLVGEVDQLIVGGGIANTFIAAQGYSVGKSLHEPDLLDTARQILADAKAKGAEIPVPLDVVVAREFSASAEAVVKPVDAVAADEMILDIGPKTAKHYAQLLGESGTVVWNGPVGVFEFDAFARGTEAVARAVARCHAFSIAGGGDTIAAIDKFGIAGDIGYISTGGGAFLEFLEGKTLPAVAALRSRG; translated from the coding sequence ATGTCCATTCTGCGAATGACCGACCTCGACCTGACCGGCAAGCGTGTGCTGGTGAGGCAGGACCTCAACGTCCCGATCGAGGACGGTCGCATCACGTCCGACCAGCGCATCGTCGCATCGCTGCCGACCCTCAAGCACGCGCTGGACCAGGGCGCCGCGGTGATGGTGATGTCCCACCTCGGTCGACCGACCGAAGGCAGCTGGAGCGAGGCCGATTCGCTGGCGCCGGTCGCCGCGCACCTCGGCACGCTGCTCAAGCGCGAAGTGCGGCTGGTGCGCGACTGGGTCGATGGCGTCGACGTGCAGCCGGGCGAACTGGTGATGCTCGAGAACTGCCGCATGAATGTCGGCGAGAAGGCCGACGACGAGGCGCTGGCGCGCAAGTACGCCGCGCTGTGCGACGTGTTCGTGATGGATGCGTTCGGCACCGCGCACCGTGCGCAGGCGTCCACTCATGGCGCGATCCGCTTCGCGCCCGTCGCCGCCGGTGGTCCGCTGCTGATGGCCGAGCTCGACGCACTCGGCCGCGCGCTCGGCGATCCGGCGCGGCCGCTGCTGGCCATCGTCGGCGGCAGCAAGGTGTCGACCAAGCTGGAACTGCTGACCAACCTGGTCGGTGAAGTGGACCAGCTGATCGTCGGTGGCGGCATCGCCAACACCTTCATCGCCGCGCAGGGCTATTCCGTGGGCAAGTCGCTGCACGAGCCCGACCTGCTCGACACCGCGCGGCAGATCCTCGCCGATGCCAAGGCCAAGGGCGCCGAGATCCCGGTGCCGCTGGACGTGGTCGTGGCGCGCGAGTTCAGCGCCAGCGCCGAGGCGGTGGTGAAGCCGGTCGATGCGGTGGCCGCGGACGAGATGATCCTCGACATCGGCCCGAAGACGGCGAAGCACTACGCGCAACTGCTGGGCGAGTCCGGCACCGTGGTGTGGAACGGCCCGGTCGGCGTGTTCGAGTTCGATGCCTTCGCCCGGGGCACCGAGGCGGTGGCACGTGCGGTCGCGCGCTGCCACGCGTTCTCGATCGCCGGCGGCGGCGACACCATCGCCGCGATCGACAAGTTCGGCATCGCCGGCGACATCGGCTACATCTCGACCGGTGGTGGTGCCTTCCTCGAATTCCTCGAAGGCAAGACCCTGCCGGCCGTGGCGGCGCTGCGCAGCCGCGGCTGA
- a CDS encoding class I fructose-bisphosphate aldolase yields MSIEQLAETAQAMVAAGKGIIAIDESNGTIGKRFEAVGIANSEDNRRAYREMLLTTPKLGEHISGAILFDETLRQSTRDGVPFARVMRNAGIIPGIKVDRGTQPLAGFPGEVVTEGLDGLRERLREYYRLGARFAKWRAVIHIGEDMPSGTCIEVNTHALARYAALCQENGLVPMVEPEVLMDGDHDIETCYEVSEVVLRSLFDALYNQGVMLEGTILKASMVLPGKGCDEQVAVDEVASSTLMCLKSAVPAILPGIVFLSGGQSDEDATAHLDAMNRMGPNPWPLSFSYGRAMQQAALKLWAQDPANNVARAQEIVHARARDNGLAALGEWTPA; encoded by the coding sequence ATGAGCATCGAACAGCTTGCCGAAACCGCACAGGCCATGGTGGCTGCGGGCAAGGGCATCATCGCCATCGACGAGTCCAACGGCACGATCGGCAAGCGCTTCGAGGCGGTCGGCATCGCCAACAGCGAAGACAACCGTCGCGCCTACCGCGAGATGCTGCTGACCACGCCGAAGCTCGGCGAGCACATCAGCGGCGCCATCCTGTTCGACGAGACACTGCGCCAGTCCACCCGCGACGGCGTGCCGTTCGCCCGGGTGATGCGCAACGCCGGGATCATCCCGGGCATCAAGGTCGACAGGGGCACCCAGCCGCTGGCCGGCTTCCCGGGTGAAGTGGTGACCGAAGGTCTCGACGGACTGCGCGAGCGCCTGCGCGAGTACTACCGGCTCGGTGCGCGCTTCGCCAAGTGGCGCGCGGTGATCCACATCGGCGAGGACATGCCGTCGGGCACCTGCATCGAGGTCAACACCCATGCGCTGGCACGCTATGCCGCGCTGTGCCAGGAGAACGGCCTGGTGCCGATGGTCGAGCCTGAAGTGCTGATGGACGGCGACCACGACATCGAGACCTGCTACGAGGTCTCCGAGGTGGTGCTGCGTTCGCTGTTCGATGCGCTCTACAACCAGGGCGTGATGCTCGAGGGCACCATCCTCAAGGCATCGATGGTGCTGCCGGGCAAGGGCTGCGACGAGCAGGTGGCGGTGGACGAGGTGGCCTCCTCGACGCTGATGTGCCTGAAGTCGGCGGTGCCGGCCATCCTGCCGGGCATCGTCTTCCTGTCCGGCGGGCAGTCCGACGAGGACGCCACCGCGCACCTCGACGCGATGAACCGCATGGGCCCGAACCCGTGGCCGCTGTCGTTCTCGTATGGCCGCGCCATGCAGCAGGCTGCGCTGAAGCTTTGGGCGCAGGATCCGGCGAACAACGTCGCGCGCGCGCAGGAGATCGTCCATGCGCGCGCCCGTGACAACGGCCTCGCCGCACTGGGCGAGTGGACGCCGGCCTGA
- the pyk gene encoding pyruvate kinase — MNHRRRTRILATLGPATDAPGVLDALLHAGVDVVRLNFSHGDPASQKARAQAVREAAARVGTEIGILADLPGPKIRIERFAEGRVQLRAGERFDLVASDDAGPGTVHQVGVSYLGLPADLNAGDVLLLDDGLMQLRVESIEAPRIVTTVLNDGALSDRKGLNRLGGGLSLGALTEHDRALIKVAAELDVDFIAVSFCRNAADMEEARALARAAGSDAALVSKIERAEAIENLGEIIDASDVVMVARGDLGVEIGDAELPGLQKKIIRESLARDRVVITATQMLQSMVESPIPTRAEVLDVANAVIDGTDAVMLSAETAAGNFPLRAVEAMARICLGAERQFNQDTNFEQAQRNLQRADQAIAMAAMFLTEHIGVRAIVAMTESGGTARFLSRFRSNAPIYAFSRHPGARRRMRLMRDVFAFDYDSRGQTPRDAARGSIQQLVEAGMLACGDRVVFTSGEHMETHGATNTLRLLRVGDEGRAEGLGEL, encoded by the coding sequence ATGAACCACCGCCGCCGCACCCGCATCCTCGCCACCCTCGGCCCCGCCACCGACGCACCGGGCGTGCTCGACGCCCTCCTGCATGCAGGCGTCGACGTGGTGCGGCTGAACTTCTCGCATGGCGATCCCGCCTCGCAGAAGGCGCGGGCGCAGGCGGTGCGCGAGGCCGCGGCGCGGGTCGGCACGGAAATCGGCATCCTCGCCGACCTGCCGGGCCCGAAGATCCGCATCGAACGGTTCGCAGAGGGTCGCGTGCAACTGCGCGCCGGCGAGCGCTTCGACCTGGTGGCCAGCGACGACGCCGGCCCCGGCACCGTGCACCAGGTCGGGGTGAGTTATCTCGGCCTGCCCGCCGACCTCAACGCCGGCGACGTGCTGCTGCTCGACGATGGCCTGATGCAGCTGCGGGTGGAGTCGATCGAGGCGCCGCGCATCGTGACCACCGTGCTCAACGACGGTGCGCTGTCCGACCGCAAGGGCCTCAACCGCCTCGGCGGCGGACTGTCGCTGGGTGCGTTGACCGAACACGACCGCGCGCTGATCAAGGTGGCCGCGGAGCTCGATGTCGACTTCATCGCGGTGTCGTTCTGCCGCAATGCCGCCGACATGGAGGAAGCGCGCGCACTGGCGCGTGCGGCGGGCAGCGATGCCGCGCTGGTGTCGAAGATCGAACGCGCCGAGGCGATCGAGAACCTCGGCGAGATCATCGATGCCAGCGACGTGGTGATGGTCGCGCGTGGCGATCTCGGCGTGGAGATCGGTGACGCCGAGCTGCCGGGCCTGCAGAAGAAGATCATCCGCGAATCGCTGGCCCGCGACCGCGTGGTGATCACCGCCACGCAGATGCTGCAGTCGATGGTGGAGTCGCCGATCCCGACCCGTGCCGAAGTGCTGGACGTGGCCAACGCGGTGATCGACGGCACCGACGCGGTGATGCTGTCGGCGGAGACCGCGGCGGGCAATTTCCCGCTGCGCGCGGTAGAGGCGATGGCGCGCATCTGCCTGGGCGCCGAACGCCAGTTCAACCAGGACACCAACTTCGAGCAGGCGCAGCGCAACCTCCAGCGCGCCGACCAGGCGATCGCGATGGCGGCCATGTTCCTCACCGAGCACATCGGCGTGCGCGCGATCGTGGCGATGACCGAGTCGGGCGGCACGGCGCGCTTCCTGTCGCGCTTCCGTTCCAACGCGCCGATCTACGCATTCTCGCGCCACCCGGGCGCGCGCCGGCGCATGCGGCTGATGCGCGACGTGTTCGCGTTCGACTACGACAGCCGCGGCCAGACCCCGCGCGATGCGGCGCGCGGCAGCATCCAGCAGCTGGTCGAGGCCGGCATGCTGGCGTGCGGGGACCGCGTGGTGTTCACCAGCGGCGAGCACATGGAAACCCACGGCGCGACGAACACGCTGCGGCTGCTGCGGGTCGGCGACGAGGGCCGCGCCGAGGGGCTGGGCGAGCTGTAA
- a CDS encoding DUF2339 domain-containing protein, with protein MMELLVLVGMAVLAMPVLLVVALVKLSGLHQRVVELEVAVDGLRRAPAAAHATPASADPMSLVASSPVREADVPPRPQSVAPRVEAPPSPASQPYATAEPGTAGQARTAPTGDLPPPRSTPRPPSPPDILQRAAAAVRRWFTSGNVPVKVGMLVLLAGVGALLKYASDQGWLAVPVGLRLAAVAAAAVAGLVFGWRRRESHRSFALSVQGGMIGILLLVVFAAYRQFDLLPPAVAFAASVVLIAAMGVLAVVQNARALAVFAILAGFLAPIWLSTGAGNHVALFAYYALLNGAILAIAWFRAWRELNLLGFAFTFGIGALWGALSYAPAHYASAQFFLALFFVFYLLIPLLYARRRAPARRDIVDGALVFGTPLVAFSLQAGLLHEQTMTLALCALGVAALYALLARALLRRAGLAVLVQAYALLAVGFATLAVPLALSAQATACVFALEGAALVWLGLRQQRRWPRVSGLGLQAAAAMAFLAGGALPFAAVVVPFAHGRFAGGILIALAGLATAWCYRRAGSSLPAGIAYGWGLAWWLGIWTSELLRVAPAPVEPDVLLVLAIGTGWLAAELHRRHPVRLLAATFFAALLVAAPLALWQAAAHAQPFAGHGVWAWALFVVAGLRGLVCLRAGDAGIARAAQFAWWLLWPLVLSLLGSWLVGRFELGDGWWSLAVVAPWLAVAALAGWRWSWIAQPLGHTFNPARAALRLTLCVVLLLWWLPALRSAGDPAPLPWLAVLNPLDLAQLAVLVLLARWLWSDDAPAAWTRHRLPLLAALGFLLLTAITLRGAHHWGGVAWDARLPSSGLAQASLTVVWSVLGVLGWVFGSRRAQRALWLAGALLMAVVLAKLVLVDRDHLGNLWGIASFIAYGLLCTVVGFFAPAPPRTVHATEQPA; from the coding sequence ATGATGGAACTGCTGGTGCTGGTCGGAATGGCGGTGCTGGCGATGCCGGTGCTGCTGGTGGTGGCGCTGGTGAAGCTGTCGGGCCTGCACCAGCGCGTCGTCGAGCTCGAGGTCGCGGTCGATGGCTTGCGACGGGCGCCGGCGGCCGCGCACGCGACGCCCGCATCGGCGGATCCCATGTCCCTGGTGGCCAGCTCGCCGGTGCGCGAAGCCGATGTGCCGCCGCGGCCGCAATCCGTCGCGCCGCGCGTCGAGGCACCGCCATCGCCGGCATCGCAGCCGTATGCGACGGCCGAACCCGGGACTGCTGGACAGGCACGCACCGCGCCCACCGGCGACCTGCCGCCGCCGCGATCCACCCCCCGGCCGCCGTCGCCGCCGGACATCCTGCAGCGTGCCGCCGCGGCAGTGCGCCGCTGGTTCACCAGCGGCAACGTGCCGGTCAAGGTCGGCATGCTGGTGCTGCTGGCCGGCGTGGGCGCGCTGCTGAAGTACGCCAGCGACCAGGGCTGGCTGGCGGTGCCGGTCGGCCTGCGCCTGGCCGCGGTGGCCGCGGCCGCGGTCGCCGGGCTGGTGTTCGGCTGGCGACGGCGCGAGAGCCACCGCAGCTTCGCGCTCAGCGTGCAGGGCGGGATGATCGGCATCCTGCTGCTGGTGGTGTTCGCGGCGTACCGGCAGTTCGATCTGCTGCCGCCCGCGGTGGCGTTCGCCGCCAGCGTGGTGCTGATCGCGGCGATGGGCGTGCTGGCGGTCGTGCAGAACGCGCGCGCGCTGGCGGTATTCGCGATCCTCGCCGGCTTCCTGGCGCCGATCTGGCTGTCGACCGGTGCCGGCAACCACGTCGCGCTGTTCGCCTATTACGCGCTGCTCAATGGCGCAATCCTCGCCATCGCGTGGTTCCGTGCCTGGCGCGAGCTCAACCTGCTCGGATTCGCCTTCACCTTCGGCATCGGGGCGCTGTGGGGCGCGCTGTCGTACGCGCCTGCGCACTACGCCTCGGCGCAGTTCTTCCTTGCGTTGTTCTTTGTCTTCTACCTGCTGATCCCACTGCTGTACGCGCGTCGACGCGCACCCGCGCGGCGCGACATCGTCGATGGTGCGCTCGTCTTCGGCACCCCGCTGGTGGCGTTTTCGCTGCAGGCGGGGCTGTTGCACGAACAGACCATGACGCTGGCCCTGTGCGCCCTCGGCGTGGCTGCGCTGTACGCGCTGCTGGCGCGGGCCTTGTTGCGACGCGCCGGGCTCGCAGTGCTGGTGCAGGCCTACGCGCTGCTGGCGGTCGGCTTCGCCACGCTGGCCGTGCCGCTGGCGTTGTCGGCGCAGGCCACCGCCTGCGTGTTCGCACTGGAAGGCGCGGCGCTGGTCTGGCTCGGACTGCGCCAGCAGCGTCGCTGGCCGCGGGTGTCGGGGCTTGGCCTGCAGGCGGCTGCGGCGATGGCATTCCTGGCGGGCGGGGCGTTGCCGTTCGCTGCGGTGGTCGTGCCGTTCGCCCATGGTCGCTTCGCCGGCGGCATCCTCATCGCACTGGCCGGGCTGGCCACGGCCTGGTGTTACCGGCGGGCGGGGTCGAGCTTGCCCGCCGGCATCGCCTACGGCTGGGGACTCGCGTGGTGGCTGGGCATCTGGACTTCCGAACTGTTGCGGGTGGCGCCGGCGCCGGTCGAGCCGGACGTGCTGCTGGTGCTGGCCATTGGCACCGGCTGGCTGGCGGCCGAGCTGCATCGTCGTCATCCGGTACGCCTGCTCGCGGCCACATTCTTCGCCGCCCTGCTGGTGGCCGCGCCGTTGGCGTTGTGGCAGGCCGCCGCCCACGCGCAACCGTTTGCGGGCCACGGTGTCTGGGCCTGGGCGCTGTTCGTGGTCGCCGGCCTGCGTGGACTGGTCTGCCTGCGCGCCGGCGACGCGGGGATTGCGCGTGCGGCGCAGTTCGCGTGGTGGCTGTTGTGGCCGCTGGTGCTGTCGCTGCTCGGCAGCTGGCTGGTCGGGCGCTTCGAACTTGGCGACGGCTGGTGGTCGCTGGCGGTGGTGGCGCCGTGGCTGGCGGTGGCTGCGCTGGCGGGGTGGCGCTGGTCGTGGATCGCGCAGCCGCTCGGGCACACGTTCAACCCCGCGCGCGCCGCGCTGCGGCTGACGCTGTGCGTGGTGCTGCTGCTGTGGTGGCTGCCGGCGCTGCGCAGTGCCGGCGATCCCGCGCCGCTACCGTGGTTGGCCGTGCTCAATCCGCTCGACCTTGCCCAGCTCGCCGTACTGGTGCTGCTCGCGCGCTGGCTGTGGTCGGACGACGCACCGGCCGCGTGGACCCGCCATCGCCTGCCGCTGCTGGCGGCACTCGGTTTCCTGCTGCTGACCGCGATCACCCTGCGCGGCGCCCATCACTGGGGTGGCGTGGCCTGGGATGCGCGACTGCCGTCCAGTGGCCTCGCGCAGGCTTCATTGACCGTGGTCTGGAGCGTGCTCGGCGTGCTCGGCTGGGTGTTTGGTTCCCGACGCGCGCAACGCGCGCTGTGGCTGGCCGGCGCGCTGCTGATGGCGGTGGTGCTGGCCAAACTGGTGCTGGTCGACCGCGACCATCTCGGCAACCTGTGGGGCATCGCCTCCTTCATTGCCTACGGCCTGCTGTGCACGGTGGTGGGCTTCTTCGCGCCGGCGCCGCCGCGCACCGTCCACGCCACGGAGCAACCCGCATGA
- a CDS encoding OmpW/AlkL family protein, producing MRLISSSLLALALAAAAVPAAAQSAGDWTVAVGAHNVDPKSDNGTLAAGTLPVSVDSNVRPTIALEYFVRDALGIEVLAALPFQHDIAIAGLGTVATTKHLPPTVSLQYHFNNGGKVSPLLGLGVNYTTFFSEDTRGALAGADLELGDSWGLAAHAGVDIRLGNGGALRIDARWIDIDSSVRLDGAKLGTASIDPWVYGAAYVHRF from the coding sequence ATGCGACTGATCAGCTCCTCCCTGCTTGCGCTTGCACTTGCCGCTGCCGCCGTCCCCGCCGCCGCCCAGTCGGCCGGCGACTGGACCGTCGCCGTCGGTGCGCACAACGTCGACCCGAAGTCCGACAACGGCACCCTCGCCGCCGGCACCCTGCCGGTGTCGGTCGATTCGAACGTGCGCCCGACCATCGCGCTGGAATACTTCGTCCGAGACGCACTGGGCATCGAGGTGCTCGCGGCGCTGCCGTTCCAGCACGACATCGCGATCGCCGGGCTCGGCACCGTGGCTACCACGAAGCACCTGCCGCCGACGGTCAGCCTGCAGTACCACTTCAACAACGGCGGCAAGGTCTCGCCGCTGCTCGGGCTGGGCGTGAACTACACGACCTTCTTCAGCGAGGACACCCGCGGTGCGCTGGCCGGCGCCGATCTCGAGCTCGGTGATTCCTGGGGCCTGGCCGCGCACGCCGGCGTGGATATCCGCCTCGGCAATGGCGGCGCGCTGCGCATCGACGCGCGCTGGATCGACATCGACAGCAGCGTGCGGCTGGATGGCGCGAAGCTCGGCACCGCCAGCATCGATCCGTGGGTCTACGGCGCGGCCTACGTGCACCGCTTCTGA